The genome window AAAAGAGTAGAAAATGCTAAAGTAATGGCAAGCGACTTAGCTGATGCTATCAAAAAAGAGATAGAAATTATGTTAGCTAAGATAGAAAAAGATACTCAAAATGAGATTGCCATTTTAGAAAAAAGCTATGAAGAACAAAAAGAATTTGAAGAGAGAAAGCTTGTAAGAGCTGCAGTTAGTGAAGTTTTAGATGAATTATTTGAAAGCGATGCTATGAAGATAGATCAAAATGAGCTTATCAATCTTATTATGAAAAAGGTGAGCTAATGAGAGAAATAGTAGCCAAAAAATATGTAAAAGCACTGATCTTAGCTTTTAATGCTAATGAAATTGATAAAGTTAGCGATGAGTTTAGTAAGTTAGCTTCTGCGTTTAGCATATCTAAATTTAACTTTATCATTGACTCTCCAATGATTGATGCAAAATCTAAGGTTGAGTTTTTATTATCCTTAGTTGATGATGGTAAAAATGAGAAATTAGCCAACTTTTTAATGCTTCTAAGCCATAGAGGTAGGTTACATCTAATTCCAGAAATCTCAAAAGAATTAGAGTATCAAAAAGCTCTAAGAGATGCTAAATTTAAGGGAATAATATCTGGAAATATAGATTTAAGCCCTGCTCAAAAAAGCGAATTAGAAGATAAATTTTCTAAGAAATTTAATGTAAAAGTTGAATTAGAAACTGTCAAAAATGAGTTCAATGGTATCAAAATTGAGCTTGATGATTTAGGTGTTGAGGTTAGCTTCTCAATTGATAGATTAAAAGCTCAAATGAGTGAATATATATTAAAAGTAATTTAATAAGGAGTAAAAGCGTGAGTGTTAAGTTAAAAGCTGATGAGATTAGCAGTATCATCAAAGAACGCATAGAAAATTTTGATCTTAGCGTTAATATTGAAGAGACTGGCAAGGTTATATCAGTCGCAGATGGCGTGGCAAATGTTTATGGTCTTAAAAATGTCATGGCTGGCGAGATGGTTGAGTTTGAAAATGGCCAAAAAGGTATGGCATTAAACCTAGAAGAGAGCAGCGTAGGTGTTGTTGTTTTAGGTAGTTGTAATGATATTAAAGAGGGAAGCAGTGTAAAAAGACTTGGCAGACTTCTTAGAGTTCCAGTAGGCGATGCATTAATCGGTCGTGTAGTTAATGCTTTAGGTGAGCCAATAGATGGTAAAGGCACTATCGATGCTACTGAGACTAGATTTATTGAAGAAAAAGCTAAAGGCATTATGGCTAGAAAATCTGTTCATGAGCCACTTCAAACAGGTATTAAAGCAATTGATGGTCTAGTGCCAATTGGTAGAGGTCAAAGAGAGCTTATCATTGGCGACCGCCAAACTGGTAAAACTACAGTTGCAACTGATACAATCATCAACCAAAGAGGTCAAGATGTAATCTGTATCTATGTAGCAATCGGTCAAAAACAATCAACAGTAGCCCAAGTTGTTAAAAAACTTGAAGAATATGGCGCTATGGACTATACAATTGTTGTAAATGCAAGTGCTAGTGATGCAGCTGCACTTCAATATTTAGCTCCATATGTTGGCGTAACAATGGGTGAGTATTTCCGTGATAATTCTCGTCATGCGCTTATTATCTATGATGATTTAAGTAAACACGCTGTAGCATATCGTGAGATGTCTCTTATTCTTCGCCGCCCACCAGGTCGTGAAGCTTATCCAGGCGATGTATTCTATCTACACTCAAGATTACTTGAAAGAGCAAGTAAGTTAAGTGATAAACTAGGCGCAGGAAGTCTTACAGCTTTACCTATTATAGAAACTCAAGCTGGCGATGTTTCTGCATATATCCCAACTAACGTTATCTCTATTACAGATGGTCAAATTTTCCTTGAGAGTGATCTATTTAACTCAGGTATTCGCCCAGCAATTAACGTTGGTCTATCTGTATCTCGTGTTGGTGGTGCTGCACAAATCAAAGCTATCAAAAAAGTATCTGGTACTTTAAGACTAGATCTTGCTCAATATCGCGAGCTACAAGCGTTTGCTCAATTTGCAAGTGATCTTGATGAGAGCAGCCGTAAACAATTAGAGCGTGGTCAAAGAATGGTTGAAGTTCTAAAACAACCACCATATAGCCCATTACCAGTTGAAAATCAAGTTGTTATTATATTTGCAGGTAGTAATGGATATTTAGATGATATTCCTGTATCTGCTGTTACTAAATTTGAGGCTGAGCTCTATCCATATATCGAGGCTAAATACCCAGATATTTTTGAACAAATTCGTAATAAAAAAGCACTTGATAAAGATATCGAAGAGGCACTAGATAAAGCATTAAATGAATTTAAAGCAATATTTAGCGCTGAATAAGGCTAAAATATGTCAAATTTAAAGGATATTAAAAGAAAGATCAAGAGCGTTCAAAACACGCAAAAAACTACAAAGGCGATGAAGCTTGTTTCTACTGCTAAGCTTAAAAAAGCAGAAGAGGCGGCTCGCCATTCTCGTGTTTATGCTCTAAAGATCAATGAGGTCTTAAGTGAAATAGCTTATGAGATTAATAAGTTTAAAATCGTTGGCGAAGGAAATAAATTCTTTGACACAGAGGCAAAAGTAGAAAAAGTTGACATAATTTTTGTTACTGCTGATAAGGGTCTTTGTGGTGGTTTTAATATCTCAACTATCAAAATTATAAGAAATATGATAGAAGAGTATAAATCTAAAAAGATCAAAGTTCGCTTAAGAGCTGTGGGTAAAAAAGGTATAGAGTTTTTCAATTTCCAAGGTATTGAAATTCTAGAAGGATACCGTGGTGTAAGTTCAGCACCTACATATGAAAAAGCTCAAGAAGTTATAAGAGCAGCTATTGATGATTTTACAGCTGGTATTACTGATAAGGTTGTATTGGTTCATAATGGCTATAAAAATATGATTTCTCAAGAGATTAGGATCAATACTATAGCGCCAGTAGAACCACCAAAAAGTAAAGAAAATGATCAAAATGGTTCTTTAATGGATTTTGAGCCTGAGCATGATGATAGAATACTTGATGAACTTATGAGAAAGTATTTTGAGTATAGTATGTATTATGCTCTTATTGACTCTTTAGCTGCTGAACATAGTGCTAGAATGCAGGCTATGGATAATGCAACTAATAACGCTAAAGCTAGAGTAAAAGAGTTAAATCTTGCCTACAATAAAGCAAGACAAGAAAGTATCACAACAGAACTTATAGAAATTATAAGTGGCGTTGAGAGTATGAAGTAAATTTATAAGGAGTGATAATGAAAGGTGTAATTAGCCAAGTTATGGGTCCTGTAGTTGATGTTGATTTCAAAGACTACTTGCCTAAAATTAACGAAGCTATTGAAGTAAATTTTACTGTTGAAGGTAATACATATAAATTAGTATTAGAAACTGCTGCACATCTAGGCGATAATAGAGTTAGAACAATTGCTATGGATATGAGTGAAGGTCTTACTCGTGGCTTAGAAGCTACTGCGCTTGGAGCACCTATTAGCGTACCTGTTGGAGAAAAAGTTCTTGGTAGAATTTTTAATGTTGTAGGCGATTTAATAGACGAAGGTGCTGAAGAGAGTTTTGATAAAAAATGGTCTATCCATAGAGATCCACCTCCATTTGAAGAACAAAGTACAAAAAGTGAAATTTTTGAAACAGGTATTAAAGTTGTTGACCTTCTAGCACCATATGCAAAAGGTGGTAAAGTAGGTCTATTTGGTGGTGCTGGTGTTGGTAAAACAGTTATTATTATGGAGCTTATTCACAATGTTGCATTTAAACATAGTGGTTACTCTGTATTTGCTGGTGTTGGCGAAAGAACTCGTGAAGGTAACGACCTTTATAACGAAATGAAAGAATCGGGCGTTTTAGATAAAGTTGCCCTATGCTACGGCCAAATGAACGAGCCACCAGGGGCAAGAAATAGAATTGCTCTAACTGGTCTAACAATGGCTGAGTATTTCCGTGATGAGATGGGACTAGATGTTCTTATGTTTATTGATAATATTTTTAGATTCTCTCAATCAGGTTCAGAAATGTCAGCACTTCTTGGACGTATTCCAAGTGCGGTTGGTTATCAACCTACACTTGCTAGTGAAATGGGTAAATTGCAAGAGAGAATTACATCAACTAGAAAAGGTTCTATTACATCAGTTCAAGCTGTTTATGTACCTGCAGATGACCTTACTGACCCAGCTCCTGCGACTGTTTTTGCTCACCTTGATGCTACAACGGTTCTTAATAGAGCGATTGCTGAAAAAGGTATTTATCCAGCAGTTGATCCACTAGATTCAACTTCTAGAATGCTAGATCCACAAATTTTAGGTGAAGAGCATTATAGAATTGCTCGTGGCGTTCAAGCTGTATTACAAAAATATAAAGACCTACAAGATATCATTGCAATTCTAGGTATGGATGAGCTAAGCGAAGAAGATAAATTGACTGTCGATAGAGCTAGAAAAATAGAAAAATATCTATCTCAACCATTCTTCGTTGCTGAAGTATTTACAGGTAGCCCTGGTAAATATGTAAGCTTAGAAGAGACTATTGCAGGATTTAAAGGTATTTTAGAAGGTAAATATGACCACCTACCTGAAAATGCATTTTATATGGTAGGAAATATTGATGAGGCTATTGCTAAAGCTGAAAAGATGAAAGCGTAAGCTAAAAAGGAAGCTATATGAATACAATACATTTAGAAATAGTCACCCCAGAAGGGCTAATATTTTCTAATGATGCTAAAATGGTAGTCCTTCCTGGTGTAGATGGCGAGTTTGGCGTTTTGCCAGGCCACGCCTCTTTGGTTTCGCTGCTTCAAATCGGTGTAGTTGATATTGAAAATGTAGATGGAAGCCGTGATGCAGTTGCTATTGACTGGGGTTATGCTAAGATTGATGAGAATAAAATTAGTATTTTAGTTGATGGTGCCGTATATGTAAGTGGCAATAGCGAAAGCGATATCGCTAAATCTATAGAAAATGCTAAGACTCTTGTTAAAAAAATGCATGATAATAATGGAATCTTGGCTACTGCTTTAGCTAAGATAGAGAATTCCACAAAGGCTAGATAGGTGGAGTCTATAGAGCTTCTTATAAGTTATCTATCCAAAAGTAGTTTGGTGACAATCGTTGTTCTTACATGGTTGTCTCTCTACTTTGTTATTAGTTTTACTATTTTATTTTCACGCTATAATGGTCTTAATCGCTGGATTAAAAAAGAAAAACAAGCACTTGAGGCTATTCTTCTTGGTAAAAAACTTCAAGCTACAGATTCAGTTTTAAAAAAATGCCCTCAAGAAAATATAAGCAAAGAGCGTCTTGATGTATTTATATCTTTAGCTCAGACCAATTCTACAAGCGGATTAACAACGCTATCTATAATAGCTTCTACCTCGCCATTTATTGGATTATTTGGTACTGTTATTAGCATATTAGAGACATTTGCAGCTTTAGGTCAAGGGGGAGGCTCAGCATCGTTATCGGTGATAGCTCCAGCAATCTCAGAGGCTTTGGTTGCTACTGGTTGTGGGATATTTGTAGCTATTCCAGCTTATACTTTTAATCTCTTGATAAAGCGAAAAGCTTATGAGCTAATAAGTCTTATACAAAGAGAATCAAATTTGTTGCTTAGTAGTAAGTAGATGATGAATTTTGATGAAAATCCAGAATTAAATATAACGCCTTTAGTTGATATTATGCTGGTTTTGCTAGCTATTTTGATGGTTACAACTCCAGCTATTATATATGAAGAGCAAATTAGCCTTCCAGATGGCTCAAAGTCTAAGGTATTATCTCAAGAATTAAAGAGTTTAACTGTTAGAATTGATAGCCAAAGACAGGTATATATAGAACAGTCCAAAATGTCATTAAATGAGTTAAGTGATAATTTGGTTTTAATATCTAAAAAATATGATAAAAACTCTCCAGTATATATAAAAGCTGATAAAAGATTAATATACAATGATGTAATGTTTGTTTTAAAAAGTATGAAAAATGCAGGTTTTTCTAAGGTAGCTTTAGAGACAAATGGCTGATGAATAGTAGTTTTGGCATTTCATACAACACAACTAGTGCCTTATGGCTATCTATAATTTTATATTTTTTTATTATATTTATTATATTTTTTAAACTTAGTAGTTATGAAGAGAGTATAAAATATACTAATGAGCAAGATGCATTTATGGATGTTTTTGTAGTTGATACCACTTTGGGTGAGACTATAACATCTCCTAAACAAAAAGATAAAAAAATAGAAGATATAAAATTAAAAGAAGAAGAAATAGAGCCAAAGCCACAGCAAGAGACAACCAATAAAGATCTATCTCCTACAAAACCAGATAATCCAAATGTGAATTTTAGCGATCTTTTTAGCGAAGTTGCTCCAATAGATATCACTCCTAAAAGCACTCAAGCTGTTCAAAGTAATACTAAAAGCGAGCCAAAATCAAATTCAAAAAGTGCTGCTGATATCGTAGCATCGCTCCAAAAAGATATAAATAGTAAAGCTCCAAAATCATCTATGACTGGAGTATATAATAAATATATGGGTGATATAGTAGAAATAATTCAAAGTAGATGGGTAAGATATAAAGCTGATACAAATAATCAAGCAAAAGTTCAAATTATTATAGATAAATTTGGAAAGTTAAGCTATAGTGTTGATGAGTATTCACTAAATAGTACTTTTAATAGTAAGGTAAGAGATTATCTAGAGCAGTTGCAAAATTTAGAATTTCCAATCCCGCCTAATAAAAATACCATAGTGATAAATATAAATTTAATTGATCAAATAGAAACGGAGTTAGAGTGAAAAAGCTATTTTTATTATTAGCTATCTGTCTAGGATTATTTGCCGAAGGTGCCACTATAGATGTGGTAAATAAAGGGCTTGTATTGCCAAAAATTATCGTCCAAGATGCTACAAAAGATTTTGCCAATAGAGCATTACAAGATAAGTTTTTTAAACTTGTTGTAGGGGATTTAAAGGTTGGGTCTGCATTTGATGTATCAGATAAATATTATACTAGTGGATTTGATGATAGTGCTATTATTAGCGCAGAACAAAGAGCTGATTTAATATATAGATACGCCTTAACTCAGATAGGAGATCAGCTAAGTTTAAAGCTTAAAGTATTAAACACTAAGACAAATCAAGTAAGATTTAGCGGTGAATATACGCAAAGCGTGGATAAATTTGTATTTTTAGCACATAAAAGTATTGCTGATATGGCTAGAAATTTAAATTTATCTCCAATTGATTGGATGGATAAATCTATTATATTTTCTCAATATACAGCTCCAGGAAAGAGCAATATAGTAGTAGCTGATTATACTCTTACATATCAAAAGATTGTAGTAAGTGGAGGATTAAATATTTTTCCTAAATGGGCAAATAAAGACCAAAATGCATTTTACTACACAACATATATAAAATCTGTCCCTACTTTATATAAATTTGATTTAAATACTAATCGCAAAAGTAAAATTACCCAAAGCGGCGGAATGATAGTTGCAAGCGATGTAAGCCAAGATGGAACTAAGTTGCTTTTAACTATGGCACCAAATGATCAAAGTGATATCTATCTATATGATACTATCAATAAAAGCTTAAAAAGAGTTACTACATTTAGCGGGATTGATGTTAATGGTAATTTTGTAGATAATGATTCAAGAGTAGTATTTGTAAGCGATAGATTGGGATATCCTAATGTTTTTGCTACTAGTATAAATGGTGGCGCTGTAGA of Campylobacter vicugnae contains these proteins:
- the atpD gene encoding F0F1 ATP synthase subunit beta codes for the protein MKGVISQVMGPVVDVDFKDYLPKINEAIEVNFTVEGNTYKLVLETAAHLGDNRVRTIAMDMSEGLTRGLEATALGAPISVPVGEKVLGRIFNVVGDLIDEGAEESFDKKWSIHRDPPPFEEQSTKSEIFETGIKVVDLLAPYAKGGKVGLFGGAGVGKTVIIMELIHNVAFKHSGYSVFAGVGERTREGNDLYNEMKESGVLDKVALCYGQMNEPPGARNRIALTGLTMAEYFRDEMGLDVLMFIDNIFRFSQSGSEMSALLGRIPSAVGYQPTLASEMGKLQERITSTRKGSITSVQAVYVPADDLTDPAPATVFAHLDATTVLNRAIAEKGIYPAVDPLDSTSRMLDPQILGEEHYRIARGVQAVLQKYKDLQDIIAILGMDELSEEDKLTVDRARKIEKYLSQPFFVAEVFTGSPGKYVSLEETIAGFKGILEGKYDHLPENAFYMVGNIDEAIAKAEKMKA
- a CDS encoding F0F1 ATP synthase subunit delta, with translation MREIVAKKYVKALILAFNANEIDKVSDEFSKLASAFSISKFNFIIDSPMIDAKSKVEFLLSLVDDGKNEKLANFLMLLSHRGRLHLIPEISKELEYQKALRDAKFKGIISGNIDLSPAQKSELEDKFSKKFNVKVELETVKNEFNGIKIELDDLGVEVSFSIDRLKAQMSEYILKVI
- a CDS encoding MotA/TolQ/ExbB proton channel family protein, with amino-acid sequence MESIELLISYLSKSSLVTIVVLTWLSLYFVISFTILFSRYNGLNRWIKKEKQALEAILLGKKLQATDSVLKKCPQENISKERLDVFISLAQTNSTSGLTTLSIIASTSPFIGLFGTVISILETFAALGQGGGSASLSVIAPAISEALVATGCGIFVAIPAYTFNLLIKRKAYELISLIQRESNLLLSSK
- the atpG gene encoding ATP synthase F1 subunit gamma, which codes for MSNLKDIKRKIKSVQNTQKTTKAMKLVSTAKLKKAEEAARHSRVYALKINEVLSEIAYEINKFKIVGEGNKFFDTEAKVEKVDIIFVTADKGLCGGFNISTIKIIRNMIEEYKSKKIKVRLRAVGKKGIEFFNFQGIEILEGYRGVSSAPTYEKAQEVIRAAIDDFTAGITDKVVLVHNGYKNMISQEIRINTIAPVEPPKSKENDQNGSLMDFEPEHDDRILDELMRKYFEYSMYYALIDSLAAEHSARMQAMDNATNNAKARVKELNLAYNKARQESITTELIEIISGVESMK
- the atpC gene encoding ATP synthase F1 subunit epsilon; the protein is MNTIHLEIVTPEGLIFSNDAKMVVLPGVDGEFGVLPGHASLVSLLQIGVVDIENVDGSRDAVAIDWGYAKIDENKISILVDGAVYVSGNSESDIAKSIENAKTLVKKMHDNNGILATALAKIENSTKAR
- a CDS encoding F0F1 ATP synthase subunit B produces the protein MNIKFILLLVAPIFAFGAGNGSGEYDIVPRVINFVIFFSILYYLIAKPIKAAYNGRINSIANRLNAIQEKLKASNAKKEEAAKRVENAKVMASDLADAIKKEIEIMLAKIEKDTQNEIAILEKSYEEQKEFEERKLVRAAVSEVLDELFESDAMKIDQNELINLIMKKVS
- the tolB gene encoding Tol-Pal system protein TolB; this translates as MKKLFLLLAICLGLFAEGATIDVVNKGLVLPKIIVQDATKDFANRALQDKFFKLVVGDLKVGSAFDVSDKYYTSGFDDSAIISAEQRADLIYRYALTQIGDQLSLKLKVLNTKTNQVRFSGEYTQSVDKFVFLAHKSIADMARNLNLSPIDWMDKSIIFSQYTAPGKSNIVVADYTLTYQKIVVSGGLNIFPKWANKDQNAFYYTTYIKSVPTLYKFDLNTNRKSKITQSGGMIVASDVSQDGTKLLLTMAPNDQSDIYLYDTINKSLKRVTTFSGIDVNGNFVDNDSRVVFVSDRLGYPNVFATSINGGAVEQMVFHGKNNNSISTFENYVVYSSRESVNEYAQKTFNLYLISTKSDYVRQLTADGVNTYPRFSSDGGSIVFIKSIGGSSAVGIIRVNENRSFQFPLRIGKLQSIDW
- a CDS encoding TonB C-terminal domain-containing protein, whose translation is MNSSFGISYNTTSALWLSIILYFFIIFIIFFKLSSYEESIKYTNEQDAFMDVFVVDTTLGETITSPKQKDKKIEDIKLKEEEIEPKPQQETTNKDLSPTKPDNPNVNFSDLFSEVAPIDITPKSTQAVQSNTKSEPKSNSKSAADIVASLQKDINSKAPKSSMTGVYNKYMGDIVEIIQSRWVRYKADTNNQAKVQIIIDKFGKLSYSVDEYSLNSTFNSKVRDYLEQLQNLEFPIPPNKNTIVININLIDQIETELE
- a CDS encoding biopolymer transporter ExbD; the encoded protein is MMNFDENPELNITPLVDIMLVLLAILMVTTPAIIYEEQISLPDGSKSKVLSQELKSLTVRIDSQRQVYIEQSKMSLNELSDNLVLISKKYDKNSPVYIKADKRLIYNDVMFVLKSMKNAGFSKVALETNG
- the atpA gene encoding F0F1 ATP synthase subunit alpha, coding for MSVKLKADEISSIIKERIENFDLSVNIEETGKVISVADGVANVYGLKNVMAGEMVEFENGQKGMALNLEESSVGVVVLGSCNDIKEGSSVKRLGRLLRVPVGDALIGRVVNALGEPIDGKGTIDATETRFIEEKAKGIMARKSVHEPLQTGIKAIDGLVPIGRGQRELIIGDRQTGKTTVATDTIINQRGQDVICIYVAIGQKQSTVAQVVKKLEEYGAMDYTIVVNASASDAAALQYLAPYVGVTMGEYFRDNSRHALIIYDDLSKHAVAYREMSLILRRPPGREAYPGDVFYLHSRLLERASKLSDKLGAGSLTALPIIETQAGDVSAYIPTNVISITDGQIFLESDLFNSGIRPAINVGLSVSRVGGAAQIKAIKKVSGTLRLDLAQYRELQAFAQFASDLDESSRKQLERGQRMVEVLKQPPYSPLPVENQVVIIFAGSNGYLDDIPVSAVTKFEAELYPYIEAKYPDIFEQIRNKKALDKDIEEALDKALNEFKAIFSAE